A single window of Rhodococcus jostii RHA1 DNA harbors:
- a CDS encoding MarR family winged helix-turn-helix transcriptional regulator has translation MPSLDPTNGQHERTRPDLAAMTTALNRSLVAAELPVLAEHGLTMWGYVVLLALDEHPLRTQAALAEAIGADKTRIIGVLDDLQDSGLIDRQRDPADRRARLLSLTPDGHDVRASAQAAIRRGEERLLARLPERDREGFVSALIALSALPVDDVTGCPGDSA, from the coding sequence ATGCCCAGCCTCGACCCGACCAACGGACAGCACGAACGCACTCGTCCCGACCTCGCGGCGATGACGACCGCTCTGAACCGTTCGCTGGTGGCGGCGGAACTCCCCGTGCTCGCGGAGCACGGACTCACCATGTGGGGATACGTCGTGCTCCTGGCACTCGACGAGCACCCGCTGCGAACCCAGGCCGCGCTCGCGGAAGCAATCGGAGCCGACAAGACCAGGATCATCGGCGTGCTCGACGACCTGCAGGACAGTGGCCTGATCGACCGTCAGCGCGATCCCGCGGACCGCCGGGCCCGCCTGCTGTCGCTGACCCCGGACGGGCACGACGTGCGCGCCTCGGCACAGGCGGCGATCCGGCGGGGCGAGGAGCGGCTCCTGGCCAGGTTGCCGGAGCGCGACCGCGAGGGATTCGTGTCCGCGCTGATCGCGCTGTCGGCACTGCCGGTCGACGACGTCACCGGGTGCCCGGGCGACTCCGCCTGA
- a CDS encoding TIGR03086 family metal-binding protein, which produces MDVDEVRRWDVRAVQSSVEFVSQVTRDDLQRATPCAQWTLGELLAHMTVQHLGFAAAAAGGGPDLSKWRPHVAADPVAAYRSAAHTVIEAFARDGIGEQQFWLPEISTEFRFPAPTAVGFHFLDYIVHSWDVARSLGFDFAPESGMVAAVLPIARLVPDGADRMREGAAFASGLPTDPDSADFDTVLSLLGRSPHWHPEYEAGRV; this is translated from the coding sequence ATGGATGTGGACGAGGTCCGGCGCTGGGATGTCCGCGCCGTGCAATCGAGTGTGGAGTTCGTGTCGCAGGTGACCCGCGACGATCTGCAGCGCGCGACCCCGTGTGCGCAGTGGACTCTCGGGGAACTGCTCGCCCACATGACCGTGCAGCACCTGGGGTTCGCCGCAGCGGCCGCGGGCGGCGGTCCCGACCTGTCGAAGTGGCGGCCGCACGTGGCGGCGGATCCCGTTGCCGCGTACCGCTCGGCGGCCCACACCGTCATCGAGGCCTTCGCCCGGGACGGCATCGGGGAGCAGCAGTTCTGGTTGCCGGAGATCAGCACCGAGTTCCGGTTTCCCGCACCCACGGCCGTCGGGTTCCACTTCCTCGACTACATCGTCCATTCGTGGGACGTCGCCCGGTCACTCGGGTTCGACTTCGCGCCCGAATCCGGCATGGTGGCCGCGGTTCTCCCGATCGCACGACTCGTCCCGGACGGGGCGGACCGGATGCGCGAGGGGGCCGCGTTCGCTTCCGGCCTGCCGACCGACCCCGACTCCGCCGATTTCGACACCGTGCTGTCGCTGCTCGGCCGATCACCGCACTGGCACCCCGAGTACGAGGCCGGCCGCGTCTGA
- the dapB gene encoding 4-hydroxy-tetrahydrodipicolinate reductase, with the protein MSAAAPIRVGVLGAKGKVGRAICEAVEQAPDLELVAEVDHGDRLETFVEAGTQVVVDFTHPDVVMDNLKFLVSNGIHAVVGTTGFDDARLDTVRSWVSERPEVGVLIAPNFAIGAVLSMRFAEAAARFFDSVEVIELHHPNKADAPSGTAYRTAALISAARRTAGVGPSPDATTTELEGARGADVDGVRVHSVRLAGLVAHQEVILGTQGETLTIRHDSIDRNSFAPGVLLGVREIGSRPGLTVGIDPLLDL; encoded by the coding sequence GTGAGCGCAGCAGCACCCATCAGGGTCGGGGTTCTCGGGGCCAAGGGCAAGGTCGGCCGAGCGATCTGCGAGGCGGTGGAGCAGGCACCGGACCTCGAACTCGTCGCGGAGGTCGATCACGGCGACCGACTGGAGACGTTCGTCGAGGCCGGCACGCAGGTCGTCGTCGACTTCACCCACCCCGACGTGGTGATGGACAACCTGAAGTTCCTCGTGTCCAACGGTATTCATGCTGTCGTGGGCACGACGGGATTCGACGACGCCCGGCTCGACACGGTGCGGTCGTGGGTGTCGGAGCGGCCCGAGGTGGGTGTCCTGATCGCCCCGAACTTCGCGATCGGTGCCGTTCTCTCCATGCGCTTCGCCGAGGCGGCGGCACGGTTCTTCGATTCCGTCGAGGTCATCGAGTTGCACCACCCTAACAAGGCGGACGCGCCGTCCGGCACCGCCTACCGCACCGCCGCGCTCATCTCGGCGGCACGCCGCACGGCGGGCGTGGGACCGAGCCCCGACGCCACGACCACCGAACTGGAGGGTGCGCGCGGCGCCGACGTGGACGGCGTGCGGGTGCATTCCGTGCGGCTGGCAGGTCTCGTCGCCCATCAGGAGGTCATCCTCGGCACGCAGGGCGAGACGCTGACCATCCGGCACGATTCGATCGATCGCAATTCCTTCGCCCCCGGCGTCCTGCTCGGGGTACGGGAGATCGGCTCCCGTCCCGGCCTGACCGTCGGTATCGACCCCCTTCTCGACCTGTGA
- a CDS encoding YdeI/OmpD-associated family protein produces the protein MRFRTTIELGGKTATGFRIPEDVVAELGSGKRPAVRVTIGGHTYRTTVALMGGAFMIPLSAENRAGAGVAAGDEVDVAVELDTEPRVVTVPPDFAEALDRQPDARRAFDALSYSNQRRHVLSIEGAKTDETRQRRIGKAVDALLQG, from the coding sequence TTGAGGTTTCGCACCACCATCGAGCTGGGCGGCAAGACCGCGACCGGTTTCCGGATCCCCGAGGACGTCGTCGCGGAACTGGGGTCGGGTAAGCGCCCCGCGGTCCGGGTCACGATCGGTGGTCACACCTACCGCACCACGGTCGCGCTGATGGGTGGCGCGTTCATGATTCCGCTCAGCGCCGAGAACAGGGCAGGTGCGGGCGTGGCGGCAGGTGACGAGGTGGACGTCGCCGTCGAACTCGACACCGAACCCAGGGTCGTCACGGTTCCGCCCGACTTCGCCGAGGCGCTCGACCGGCAACCGGACGCGAGAAGGGCGTTCGACGCACTGTCGTACAGCAACCAGCGCCGGCACGTGCTCTCGATCGAGGGTGCCAAGACGGACGAGACCCGGCAACGCCGGATCGGCAAGGCCGTGGACGCGCTGCTGCAGGGCTGA
- a CDS encoding zinc-binding dehydrogenase yields MKIRGAVLEEIGRTRPFAESAPISISELDLDEPGEGEILVRIEAAGLCHSDLSVVDGNRVRPVPMLLGHEAAGRITQLGAGVDDVTVGQRVVMTFLPRCGECEGCATDGRMPCVPGTGANNDGTLLDGGVRLHRGGDTVHHHLGVSGFATHAVVNRRSVVPVGDDVPADVAAVLGCAVLTGGGAVLNAGDPQPGQAVMVVGLGGVGMAAILTAVSRGAGEVIGVDAVPEKLQTARELGATAVYTPAELEEAGVRAPIVIEAAGNARAFESAVRATAPGGKTITVGLPSPDARSSISPLTLVAEARTIIGSYLGSAVPSRDIPIYEDLWRAGKLPVEKLISSRITLDDINRGMDELADGKAIRQIIVFD; encoded by the coding sequence ATGAAGATCCGTGGAGCGGTACTCGAGGAGATCGGGAGAACCCGCCCGTTCGCCGAGTCGGCGCCGATCTCGATCTCCGAACTCGACCTCGACGAGCCCGGCGAGGGCGAGATCCTCGTCCGGATCGAGGCGGCGGGCCTGTGCCATTCCGACCTGTCCGTCGTCGACGGCAACCGGGTGCGCCCGGTCCCGATGCTGCTCGGGCACGAGGCCGCGGGGCGGATCACCCAACTCGGAGCCGGAGTCGACGACGTCACGGTCGGACAGCGCGTCGTTATGACGTTCCTCCCTCGCTGCGGGGAGTGTGAGGGCTGCGCCACCGACGGCCGGATGCCGTGCGTGCCCGGCACCGGTGCCAACAACGACGGAACCCTGCTCGACGGGGGAGTGCGACTGCACCGCGGCGGCGACACCGTGCACCACCACCTCGGGGTGTCCGGATTCGCGACGCACGCGGTCGTCAACCGCCGCTCGGTCGTCCCCGTCGGCGACGACGTCCCCGCCGATGTGGCGGCCGTCCTCGGATGCGCCGTCCTCACCGGCGGCGGTGCCGTCCTCAACGCGGGCGATCCGCAACCCGGCCAGGCCGTGATGGTCGTCGGGCTCGGTGGAGTGGGGATGGCCGCGATCCTGACGGCGGTCTCCAGGGGCGCCGGCGAGGTCATCGGCGTCGATGCCGTTCCCGAGAAGCTGCAGACCGCACGCGAACTCGGCGCAACGGCCGTCTACACCCCGGCGGAGCTCGAGGAAGCCGGTGTCCGGGCACCCATCGTCATCGAGGCGGCCGGCAACGCGCGCGCATTCGAGTCGGCTGTTCGCGCGACCGCTCCCGGTGGCAAGACGATCACCGTCGGTTTGCCGTCGCCCGACGCGCGGTCGTCGATCTCCCCGCTCACTCTGGTGGCCGAGGCCCGCACCATCATCGGCAGCTACCTCGGGTCGGCGGTGCCGTCGCGGGACATCCCGATCTACGAGGACCTGTGGCGCGCCGGGAAGCTCCCCGTGGAGAAGCTCATCTCCTCCCGCATCACGCTCGACGACATCAACCGCGGCATGGACGAACTCGCCGACGGCAAGGCGATCCGGCAGATCATCGTGTTCGACTGA
- a CDS encoding flavodoxin family protein, with amino-acid sequence MKSLLVVHHTPSPVTRECLEAVLKGARDPDIDGVEVKSIPALGATVPDVLAADGFLFGTSANFGYMSGALKHFFDTVYYPCLDAVAGRPYGLWVHGNNDTAGAVTSVQKIVTGLALTQVAEILELTGSLDASARERCYELGATVAVTLAEDA; translated from the coding sequence GTGAAGTCACTACTCGTCGTCCACCACACGCCGTCGCCGGTGACCCGTGAGTGCCTCGAAGCCGTGCTGAAAGGCGCGCGCGATCCCGACATCGACGGCGTCGAGGTGAAGTCGATCCCCGCTCTCGGCGCAACCGTGCCCGACGTCCTGGCAGCCGACGGGTTCCTGTTCGGAACGTCCGCCAACTTCGGCTACATGTCCGGTGCGCTGAAGCATTTCTTCGACACCGTCTACTACCCGTGCCTCGACGCGGTCGCCGGCCGCCCCTACGGGCTCTGGGTGCACGGCAACAACGACACCGCCGGGGCCGTGACATCGGTGCAGAAGATCGTGACCGGGTTGGCACTCACGCAGGTGGCCGAGATCCTGGAACTGACCGGATCGCTCGACGCGAGCGCACGGGAGCGGTGCTACGAACTCGGTGCGACGGTCGCGGTGACGCTGGCCGAGGACGCCTGA